In Arthrobacter sp. B3I4, the following proteins share a genomic window:
- a CDS encoding ABC transporter ATP-binding protein, whose protein sequence is MSKVESPTAGGGPGGSRGAGGARGAGGAAAGGEPRSGAGAPGAAQEAPLRIPRPRGGPGHGGPFAGMNVPAEKAMNFGPSAERLLGELRPERLWLALVLALAVVSVALSVIGPRLLGEGTNLIFAGVVSKQLPAGVSKAQLIAQLRAAGENQKADMLSAMALTPGTGIDFAALSSVLLWALVLYVLASAFMWMQAYILNGVVQRTVYRLRERIEAKINRLPLRYFDTVQRGELLSRVTNDVDNISQSLQQSISQAVTSLLTVAGVLVMMVILSPTLAIIALVTIPLTLVTTALIAKRSQKLFVAQWKNTGELNGQIEETYTGHALVKVFGRQREVEETFRKKNVELYQASFGAQFISGLIMPAMTFIGNLVYVGIAVVGGLQVASGAMQLGDVQAFIQYSRQFTQPLAQLGSMANLLQSGVASAERVFELLDTEEQSPDPVPAVAPDGGRGRLVFEDVSFAYSPDKPLISSLSLVAEPGQTVAIVGPTGAGKTTLVNLMMRFYELDAGRITLDGVDVAAMSRHELRSRMGMVLQDTWLFGGTIRDNIAYGRPSATEAEILEAAKATYVDRFVKSLPQGYDTVLDDEGSNVSAGEKQLLTIARAFLARPSVLILDEATSSVDTRTEVLVQKAMSALRSDRTSFVIAHRLSTIRDADLILVMEAGQIVEQGTHASLLEAGGAYAALYEAQFAAPVAEV, encoded by the coding sequence ATGAGCAAGGTCGAGTCCCCGACGGCGGGCGGCGGCCCGGGCGGCTCGCGCGGCGCGGGCGGGGCCCGCGGCGCGGGCGGGGCCGCAGCGGGCGGAGAGCCGCGCTCCGGTGCCGGCGCACCCGGGGCTGCGCAGGAGGCCCCGCTGCGGATTCCCCGGCCGCGCGGCGGCCCCGGCCACGGCGGCCCGTTCGCCGGGATGAACGTCCCTGCCGAGAAGGCGATGAACTTCGGCCCGTCCGCGGAGCGGCTGCTCGGCGAACTCCGCCCCGAACGGCTCTGGCTGGCGCTGGTACTGGCCCTCGCCGTCGTGAGCGTGGCGCTTTCGGTGATCGGGCCGCGTCTGCTCGGTGAAGGGACCAACCTGATCTTCGCCGGCGTCGTGTCCAAACAGCTGCCCGCCGGGGTGAGCAAGGCGCAGCTGATCGCGCAGCTGCGGGCCGCGGGGGAGAACCAGAAAGCGGACATGCTCAGCGCCATGGCGCTCACGCCCGGCACCGGCATCGACTTCGCCGCGCTGTCCTCGGTGCTGCTGTGGGCGCTGGTGCTGTACGTGCTGGCGTCGGCGTTTATGTGGATGCAGGCATATATCCTCAACGGCGTGGTGCAGCGGACCGTGTACCGGCTGCGCGAACGGATCGAGGCGAAGATCAACAGGCTGCCGCTGCGCTACTTCGACACCGTGCAGCGCGGCGAACTGCTCAGCCGGGTGACCAACGACGTTGACAACATCTCCCAGAGCCTGCAGCAGTCCATCAGCCAGGCGGTGACCTCGCTGCTGACCGTCGCCGGGGTGCTGGTGATGATGGTCATCCTGTCGCCGACGCTGGCGATCATCGCCCTGGTGACCATCCCGCTGACCCTGGTGACGACTGCGCTGATCGCCAAGCGCTCACAGAAACTGTTCGTGGCGCAATGGAAGAACACCGGCGAGCTGAACGGCCAGATCGAGGAGACCTACACCGGACACGCGCTGGTGAAGGTCTTCGGCCGGCAGCGCGAGGTGGAGGAAACATTCCGAAAGAAGAATGTGGAGCTGTACCAGGCCAGCTTCGGTGCGCAGTTCATTTCCGGGCTGATCATGCCGGCCATGACGTTCATCGGGAACCTGGTTTACGTGGGGATCGCTGTGGTGGGCGGGCTGCAGGTGGCGTCCGGGGCGATGCAGCTGGGCGATGTGCAGGCGTTCATCCAGTATTCGCGGCAGTTCACCCAGCCGCTGGCCCAGCTGGGCTCGATGGCGAACCTGCTGCAGTCCGGCGTGGCCTCGGCCGAGCGGGTGTTCGAGCTGCTGGACACTGAGGAGCAGTCGCCTGACCCGGTTCCGGCCGTGGCACCCGACGGCGGGCGGGGGCGGCTGGTGTTCGAGGACGTGTCCTTTGCCTACTCTCCGGACAAGCCGCTGATCTCTTCGCTGTCTCTGGTGGCGGAGCCGGGGCAGACCGTGGCGATCGTGGGGCCGACCGGGGCAGGCAAGACCACGCTGGTGAACCTGATGATGCGCTTCTACGAGCTCGATGCCGGGCGGATCACGTTGGACGGCGTGGATGTCGCGGCGATGTCCCGGCACGAGCTGCGGTCGCGGATGGGCATGGTGCTGCAGGACACCTGGCTGTTCGGCGGGACCATCCGGGACAACATCGCCTACGGCCGGCCGTCGGCCACGGAAGCGGAGATCCTGGAGGCGGCGAAGGCGACCTACGTGGACCGGTTCGTGAAGTCCCTGCCGCAGGGCTATGACACCGTGCTCGACGACGAAGGTTCCAATGTCTCGGCGGGGGAGAAGCAGCTGCTGACGATCGCCCGGGCATTCCTGGCCCGGCCGTCGGTGCTGATCCTGGACGAGGCTACATCGTCTGTGGATACCCGGACCGAGGTGCTGGTGCAGAAGGCGATGAGCGCGCTGCGGTCCGACCGCACCTCGTTCGTCATAGCCCACCGGCTTTCCACCATCCGCGACGCCGACCTCATCCTGGTGATGGAAGCCGGCCAGATCGTGGAGCAGGGGACTCACGCGTCATTGTTGGAGGCCGGTGGCGCGTACGCCGCGCTGTACGAGGCGCAGTTCGCGGCTCCCGTGGCGGAGGTCTAA